TCGCGCGACAGTTCGCGGCGTTTGAAATGCTCGCCGCAGTACATGCACAGAAAGGCGTCGCGCCGGAACAATGTCAGGTTGTTCAGCGGCGGCACATACTCAAGCCCGAGCCGCGGGTTTTTGCCGTAGGTGGCGATGATGGACTCCAGCCGGATGACGCTGCGTCGCCCGGACAAGGCGTTGACGCCGCCGCGTATCGTGAACAGCGGTTCGCCCGCGCTGTAGGCGACTTCGCCGAGATAGTAGAATCTCACGGCGTCGCGGTAGGTTATCCAGTCGAGCGGCATGCCGGAGACATCCACTCTCAGTATTTGCTGGTTGAGTCGGTCCATTGTCCTGTGGATTTGTCCTTCGGGAAAGCGTAGTATCCAGACTTTGCCGGCCGTGTCAAAGAGGCGCCCGGCGCGGCGGCCATGCCGTTTTTTGTAACTTGCTGATATAACGAATTTTCGGTTGCGCCCGGTTGCCATGTGTCCAATGCAGAAGCGGAGCGGGGGCGGCGTGCTTGCAGAATGGTTGGCGACAGACTGTCCACAATCTTTTCCACAGAAAATGTGGGTAATCGCCGGCGCGCGCCGCTTTGCCAATCTTGTCTTGTTGATGTTCCGATGACCGCCGAAACCATCCTGCGCGTCGCCATTCCGTCGGCTCTGCCGGAAAGCTTTGATTACCTCGCGCCGGCGGGCGTGTCCGCCGCCGCGTTGTCGCCGGGTATGCGGGTCGCCGTCCGGCTCGGCAGGCAGGCCCGCGTCGGCGTCATCGCCGAGGTCGCGGACGAGACCGCGGTGGCGCGCGAGCGGTTGAAATCCGTCGAGCGCGTTCTGGACGAATCGCCCGTTGTCCCGGCGCCGTTGTTCGGGTTGTTGCAGTGGGTCGCGCGTTACTACCATCAGCCGCTGGGCGGCGTGCTGCGAACCGCGATGCCGCTGCTGGCGCGCCGCGGCGCGGCGCCGCAAATTCCGCAGACTGTTTTCTGGGAATGTGTCGCGGGCGGTGAGCCGCCATCGCCGCGGGCCGTGAAGCAGCGGGCGCTGCTGGATTATCTGGAAGACGCCGGGCGCCTCGACGAGGCGGCGCTGGCGCGCCGGTTTCCGGATTGGCGCCCGGTGATGCGGCGCCTGCTTCATCGCCGCCTCGTCGCGCGCCATGAGGAGCCGGCGATGCCCGCGCCGGCGCCGCGCGCGCCGGGGCACCGTCTCAACCGCGAGCAGCAGGCGGCGGTGGACGCGGTGGCGGCGGGCTTCGGCGAATTTCACCGCCACCTGCTGGAGGGCGTCACCGGCAGCGGCAAGACCGAGGTGTATCTGGCGCTGTGCGAGCAGGCGCTGGAACGCGGCGAGCAGGCGCTGGTGCTGGTGCCTGAAATCGCGCTGACGGCGCAGACGGTCGAGCGCTTCCGCGCGCAGTTGCCGGGGACGGTTTGCGTGTTTCATTCCGGGCTGACCGACCGCGAGCGCTTTCACTGCTGGAGCGCCGCGCTCAGCGGCGACGCCGGCGTCGTCATCGGCACGCGCTCGGCGGTGTTTCTGCCGTTCAAACGCCTCGGTCTCGCGGTCGTGGACGAGGAGCACGATGCGTCCTACAAGCAAAGCGAGTCGTCTTTCCGCTACCACGCGCGGGATGTCGCCATCAAGCGTGCGCAAACCGGTTCGCTGCCGGTCGTCCTCGGCAGCGCGACGCCGTCGCTGGAGTCGCTGCACAACGCGCTCGAAGGCCGCTACGCGCGCCGCCATCTGACGCGCCGCGCCGCCGGCGCCGCGCCGCCGCGCTGGCGGGTGATTGACTTGCGCGGCAGCCGCCTTGAAGACGGCCTGTCGCCGCCGCTGCTGGCGGCGATGCGCGACCGCCTCGCCGCGCGCGAACAGGTGCTGCTGTTTCTGAACCGCCGCGGCTACGCGCCGGTGATGCTGTGCCGCGACTGCGGCGGCGCGCTGTCGTGCGCGCGCTGCGACGCCCGCCTGGTGTACCACCTGCGCGACGGGCGGCTGCACTGCCATCATTGCGGCGTGTCGTCGCGCCCGCCCGGCGCCTGCTCCGGCTGCGGCGGCGACATGCGGCTGGTCGGACTCGGCACCGAGAAGGTCGAGCAACATCTGACGCGGCTGTTCCCCGAAACCGGCATTGTGCGCATTGACACCGACGCGGTGCGGCGCAAGAACGAACTCGAGCGCCGCCTCGAGCGGGTGCGCAGCGGCGACGCCGGCATCGTGCTGGGGACGCAGATGCTGACGAAGGGCCACCACTTTCCGGCGATGACGCTGGTCGGCATCGTCAACGCCGACCAGAGTTTGTTCGCCGCCGACTTCAGGGCCATCGAGCGCCTCGGCCAGTTGATTGTGCAGGTCGGCGGGCGCGCCGGGCGCGGCGGCGCCGCCGGCGAGGTGATGCTGCAAACCCACCACCCGCACCATCCGCAACTGCAAGTGCTGCTGAAAAGCGGCTACGGCGCGTTCGCGCTGCAACTGCTGCCGCAGCGCGAGGCGGCGCAACTGCCGCCGTACCGCCACCTCGCCGTCATCCGCGCGCGTTCCGCCGGCAGCGGCGAAGCCGCCGCCTTTCTCGACCTCGTGCACCGTTCCTCGGAGGAATTCGCGCGCCGGCATGCGACGCAGGTGTTTCCGCCGGCGCCGATGATGATGGAGAAAAAAGCCGGGCACTACCGCGCGCAACTGCTGCTGAGCGCCGCCGCCGCGCACTCGCTCAACGCCTGCCTGGCGGCGCTGCTGCCCGTCGCCGCGCGTCTCGCGCGCCGCCGCAAGGTGCGGTGGCATGTGGATGTGGACCCGTGCGAGGCCGTCTGACGCGGGCCATGCGATAGAATAGCGCGGTGTTTTTCTTTCCGTTGTTCGACGACAACCCGACCCGGCGGCGGCCGCTGGTGTGCTGGTTTGTCATCGCCGCCTGCGTCGCGGTGTTTTTGTGGCAGTCGGCGCTGCCGCCCGCCGCCGCCTACGCCGCGGTGCTCGCCTACGGCATGATTCCGGCGGCATTGTTCGGCGACGCCGCGGCGCAGGCGCTTCCGGCGTGGACGACGCCGCTGTCGTCCATGTTTCTGCACGGCGGCTGGATGCACCTGATTGGCAACATGGTGTATCTGTGGATCTTCGGCGACAATGTCGAGGACAGCATGGGGCGTTTGCGTTTTGTGCTGTTCTATCTCGCCTGCGGCGTCGCCGCGGCGATGACCCAGGTCGTCGTGGACCCCGGTTCGCAGATTCCGCTGATTGGCGCGTCGGGCGGCATCGCCGGAGTGCTCGGCGCGTACCTGGTGCTGCACCCGCGCGCCAATGTGCGCGTGTTCATGTGGTTTTTCATCATCATCCAGATGATCAATGTGCCGGCCTTCATCGTGCTCGGCGCGTGGATTGCGCTGCAATTCCTGAGCGCGCCGGCGGCGCTCGCGGCGGACGGCGGCGTCGCCTATTTCGCGCACATCGGCGGCTTCGTCGCCGGCATGGTGCTGGTGCCTTTTTTCCGCCGCCGCGACATTCCGCTGCTGGGCGCGCCGCGCAGCCGCAGCTGGAGCCATCACGCCGGCGTCACCCGCGACGAGATACGCTACGCGGTCGCAAAAAACCGCGAACGCCGCCCCGACTGACCGGCAAAGGCATCCGCCGGGCGGCGGTCGCCGCGCCGGGTTGCCGGTGCGCGCAAAACGCGGCGCTTGAAAAGTCGCCGGCGATTCGTATAATGAGCCGCCATTTTGAGGACTCTTTATGCCAAGTATTCGAATCAGGGAAAACGAGCCGTTTGACATCGCCTTGAGGCGGTTTCGGCGCGTCTGCGAGAAGGCCGGCATCATGGCCGAGGTACGCAGGCGCGAGTATTACGAAAAGCCGACGGCGGCCCGTAAACGCAAAGCCGTGGCGGCCGTCAAGCGCCATCTGCGCCGCCGTTCGATGATCTCCCGCAGAACCCGCCGTTACTGAATGAAATCGCGCATCGCGGACGACATGAAAGCCGCGTTGAAATCCGGCGACAAGCGCCGGCTCGCGGTGCTGCGCCTGATGCTGTCCGACATCAAGCGCGCCGAGATTGACGCGCGCGCCGAACTCAATGAGGCCGCGATCCTCGCCGTCCTCAACAAGATGGCGAAGCAGCGCAAGGAATCCATCGGCCAGTTCGCCGACGCCGGGCGCGACGACTTGCGCGAGCAGGAACAGTTTGAACTCGGCGTCATCGGCGATTACCTGCCCGAGCCGCTGTCCGGCGACGAACTGGCGCGGCTGGTCGAGCGCGCCGTCGAGCAGACCGGCGCCGCCGACATCAAGGCGATGGGCAAGGTGATGAGCGCCGTCAAGACCCTCGCCGAAGGCCGCGCCGACATGGCCGAAGTCAGCCGCCTCGTCAAGCAGCGCCTGTCGGCGCCCTGAACGCCGCGCCGCGCGCGCCGCGCCGTGTTGCGCCGTGTTGCGCCATGCCGCGCCGTATCGCGCCGTGCCACAATCCGCGCCGGCGCGTTCATTCCTGTATGATGAACATCGCAGCCGCGAGAACCTGACATGTCCGACCCGATGCAATTCCTGAACCTGCCGCGCCAAAGCCCGGCCAAGACCGCGGTGGAGATGCGCCTGCGCGAGTGGGACGAGATTTACGGCCAGTTCGACCCGGAGCAGGCGGCGCGCCAGTCCGGGCGCTGCCTCGCCTGCGGCAATCCCTACTGTGAGTGGAAGTGCCCGGTTCACAACTACATCCCCGACTGGCTCAAACTGATCGAGGAGGGCAATTTGTTCGAGGCGGCGGAACTGTCGCACAAGACCAATTCGCTGCCGGAGATTTGCGGGCGCATCTGCCCGCAGGACCGGCTGTGCGAAGGTGCCTGCACATTGAACGACGGTTTCGGCGCGGTCACCATCGGCGCGGTGGAAAAGTACATCACCGACGAGGCGCTGAAGGCGGGGTGGCGCCCCGACCTGTCCGGCGTCGAGGCCACCGGCAAGCGCGTCGGCATTGTCGGCGCCGGCCCCGCCGGGCTGGCCTGCGCCGATGTGCTGGCGCGCAACGGCATTGAGGCCGTCGTCTATGACCGCTACCCGGAAATCGGCGGCCTGCTGACCTTCGGCATCCCGCCGTTCAAACTGGAAAAACACATCGTGCGCACGCGCCGCCAACTGCTGGAGGAGATGGGCGTTCAGTTTCGCCTTGAGACCGGCGTCGGCGACGACATCCCGTTTCAGGCGCTGCTCGACGAGTACAACGCGGTTTTTCTCGGCATGGGAACCTACACGCCGATGCGCGGCGGCTTTCCCGGCGAGGACCTGGCCGGCGTCCACGAGGCGCTGCCGTACCTGGTGTCGAACATCAACCGCCAACTCAACTACCGCGACGACCTCGCGGAATTCGCCGGCATGGAAGGGCGCCGTGTCGTCGTGCTCGGCGGCGGCGACACCGCGATGGACTGCGTGCGCACCGCGGTTCGCCAGCGCGCGGCGTCGGTCGCCTGCGTCTATCGCCGCGACGAGGACAACATGCCGGGTTCGCGCCGCGAAGTCGCCAACGCGAAGGAGGAGGGCGTGCGCTTCGTCTTCAACCGCCAGCCGACCGCCATCGCCGGCGGCGCCGGCGGCGTCGAGGGCGTGCGCGTGGCCGAAACCCGCCTCGGCGCGCCCGACCGGCGCGGGCGGCGGCGCCCCGAAATCGTCGCCGGCAGCGAGCAGACCATCGCCGCCGACCGCGTCATCGTCGCCTTCGGCTTCAGGCCCAGCCCGCCGCCGTGGTTTTCCGATTTCAACATCGCGCTTGATAACGACGGCAAGGTCATCGCGCCGGCGCGCGGCGACTTCCCGTTCCAGACGGCCAACCCGAAGGTGTTCGCCGGCGGCGACATGGTGCGCGGCTCGGACCTGGTCGTCACCGCGGTGTTCGAGGGCCGCGAGGCGGCGATGGGAATCGCCGACTACCTGCAAGTCGCCTGAGCGGCGCGATGGCCGCCGCCAACGACCGCCTGCTCCGCGCGCTGCGCCGCCGCCCGGTGGACGCGACGCCAGTGTGGCTGATGCGCCAGGCCGGGCGCTACCTGCCCGAGTACCGCCGCGTGCGCGAACAGGCCGGCGACTTCCTGACGCTGTGCAAGACGCCGGAACTGGCGTGCGAAGTCAGTTTGCAGCCGCTGCGGCGCTACCCGCTCGACGCCGCCATCGTCTTCTCCGACATCCTGACGATTCCCGACGCGATGGGCCTCGGCCTCGGTTTCCGCGAAAACGAAGGGCCGTTCTTTGCAAGGCCGCTGCGCGACGACGCGCAAATCGCCGCGCTGCGCGCGCCCGACCCCGGCGAGGATTTGGGCTATGTGACGGAGACCGTGCGCCTGGTGCGCCGCGAACTCGGCGGGCGCGTGCCGCTGATTGGCTTCTCCGGCAGCCCGTGGACGCTGGCCGCGTACATGGTCGAGGGGCGTTCGTCGCGCGACTTCACCGCCGTCAAGCGATTGATGTTCGACCGCCCCGAATGCCTTGAAAAACTGCTCGCGGTGCTGGCCGATGCGGTGACCGCCTACCTCGTCGCGCAGATGGACGCCGGCGCCGATTGCGTGATGATCTTCGACACCTGGGGCGGCGTGCTGTCGGGCGGCGATTACCTGCGCTTTTCACTGGAACCGGTGCGGCGCATCGTCGCCGCGCTGAAACAGCGCCGCGACCGCCCGGTGATTCTGTTCACAAAGGGCGGCGGCGCGTGGCTCGAGGCGATGGCCGACACCAACTGCGACGCGCTCGGCCTGGACTGGACCGCCGCCATCGGCGACGCCCGCCGCCGCGTCGGCGACCGCGTCGC
Above is a genomic segment from Gammaproteobacteria bacterium containing:
- a CDS encoding GatB/YqeY domain-containing protein, whose amino-acid sequence is MKSRIADDMKAALKSGDKRRLAVLRLMLSDIKRAEIDARAELNEAAILAVLNKMAKQRKESIGQFADAGRDDLREQEQFELGVIGDYLPEPLSGDELARLVERAVEQTGAADIKAMGKVMSAVKTLAEGRADMAEVSRLVKQRLSAP
- the hemE gene encoding uroporphyrinogen decarboxylase, whose product is MAAANDRLLRALRRRPVDATPVWLMRQAGRYLPEYRRVREQAGDFLTLCKTPELACEVSLQPLRRYPLDAAIVFSDILTIPDAMGLGLGFRENEGPFFARPLRDDAQIAALRAPDPGEDLGYVTETVRLVRRELGGRVPLIGFSGSPWTLAAYMVEGRSSRDFTAVKRLMFDRPECLEKLLAVLADAVTAYLVAQMDAGADCVMIFDTWGGVLSGGDYLRFSLEPVRRIVAALKQRRDRPVILFTKGGGAWLEAMADTNCDALGLDWTAAIGDARRRVGDRVALQGNLDPAALLASEQTIRAETRKILAAFGTGPGHIFNLGHGVLRQTDPGKVAVLVDEVHAARA
- a CDS encoding primosomal protein N' translates to MTAETILRVAIPSALPESFDYLAPAGVSAAALSPGMRVAVRLGRQARVGVIAEVADETAVARERLKSVERVLDESPVVPAPLFGLLQWVARYYHQPLGGVLRTAMPLLARRGAAPQIPQTVFWECVAGGEPPSPRAVKQRALLDYLEDAGRLDEAALARRFPDWRPVMRRLLHRRLVARHEEPAMPAPAPRAPGHRLNREQQAAVDAVAAGFGEFHRHLLEGVTGSGKTEVYLALCEQALERGEQALVLVPEIALTAQTVERFRAQLPGTVCVFHSGLTDRERFHCWSAALSGDAGVVIGTRSAVFLPFKRLGLAVVDEEHDASYKQSESSFRYHARDVAIKRAQTGSLPVVLGSATPSLESLHNALEGRYARRHLTRRAAGAAPPRWRVIDLRGSRLEDGLSPPLLAAMRDRLAAREQVLLFLNRRGYAPVMLCRDCGGALSCARCDARLVYHLRDGRLHCHHCGVSSRPPGACSGCGGDMRLVGLGTEKVEQHLTRLFPETGIVRIDTDAVRRKNELERRLERVRSGDAGIVLGTQMLTKGHHFPAMTLVGIVNADQSLFAADFRAIERLGQLIVQVGGRAGRGGAAGEVMLQTHHPHHPQLQVLLKSGYGAFALQLLPQREAAQLPPYRHLAVIRARSAGSGEAAAFLDLVHRSSEEFARRHATQVFPPAPMMMEKKAGHYRAQLLLSAAAAHSLNACLAALLPVAARLARRRKVRWHVDVDPCEAV
- a CDS encoding FAD-dependent oxidoreductase, with product MSDPMQFLNLPRQSPAKTAVEMRLREWDEIYGQFDPEQAARQSGRCLACGNPYCEWKCPVHNYIPDWLKLIEEGNLFEAAELSHKTNSLPEICGRICPQDRLCEGACTLNDGFGAVTIGAVEKYITDEALKAGWRPDLSGVEATGKRVGIVGAGPAGLACADVLARNGIEAVVYDRYPEIGGLLTFGIPPFKLEKHIVRTRRQLLEEMGVQFRLETGVGDDIPFQALLDEYNAVFLGMGTYTPMRGGFPGEDLAGVHEALPYLVSNINRQLNYRDDLAEFAGMEGRRVVVLGGGDTAMDCVRTAVRQRAASVACVYRRDEDNMPGSRREVANAKEEGVRFVFNRQPTAIAGGAGGVEGVRVAETRLGAPDRRGRRRPEIVAGSEQTIAADRVIVAFGFRPSPPPWFSDFNIALDNDGKVIAPARGDFPFQTANPKVFAGGDMVRGSDLVVTAVFEGREAAMGIADYLQVA
- a CDS encoding rhomboid family intramembrane serine protease — protein: MFFFPLFDDNPTRRRPLVCWFVIAACVAVFLWQSALPPAAAYAAVLAYGMIPAALFGDAAAQALPAWTTPLSSMFLHGGWMHLIGNMVYLWIFGDNVEDSMGRLRFVLFYLACGVAAAMTQVVVDPGSQIPLIGASGGIAGVLGAYLVLHPRANVRVFMWFFIIIQMINVPAFIVLGAWIALQFLSAPAALAADGGVAYFAHIGGFVAGMVLVPFFRRRDIPLLGAPRSRSWSHHAGVTRDEIRYAVAKNRERRPD
- a CDS encoding HNH endonuclease, giving the protein MDRLNQQILRVDVSGMPLDWITYRDAVRFYYLGEVAYSAGEPLFTIRGGVNALSGRRSVIRLESIIATYGKNPRLGLEYVPPLNNLTLFRRDAFLCMYCGEHFKRRELSRDHVMPFNQGGKDKWSNVVAACKRCNNHKAGRTPEEAGMKLLAVPFVPTHAEYVYLQARTVLADQMEFLKAHFPRRSRLRTADERAQ
- the rpsU gene encoding 30S ribosomal protein S21, giving the protein MPSIRIRENEPFDIALRRFRRVCEKAGIMAEVRRREYYEKPTAARKRKAVAAVKRHLRRRSMISRRTRRY